A single genomic interval of Cucumis sativus cultivar 9930 chromosome 5, Cucumber_9930_V3, whole genome shotgun sequence harbors:
- the LOC101217280 gene encoding CWF19-like protein 2 isoform X2 has protein sequence MVHTRQILSNQKQKNRGKSTRYSSSDEEYHVTKKKKFERKKLESSKDYSTSSTDSEMTEDSCWDEKKHRSRRASKRNKNNSSSDENDGRVKMKSRSDKNTLAGEYSSSTDSDNSSSDIREKRRKHRRRDDRKQGKKRKSQHLREDMFDGIRDTSKDDKEIVRKEMGLEWMLKPQEKMQRGLDECVDNQQEEEEALEEINKVNPRELNPYFKENGTGYPENSDRLKSDTDKLPPPRVVGDGGASWRLKALKRAEEQAARDGRRLEEVVEERWGSLGHLAVSVAASKVAPSRSHLHAIRDRKRVLTSHQPSDSQNESDSGKSSARNHLKGISSRNPEMKEPKVRDSLSWGKQKSQNISSRDAGFISAAVSSLNKFSDDGSFASEFLRQQRENTKGDSIKTKVKSELVVSTSEKCIEDCVSTKDAMSANQLAAKAFQLQIKGKHEEAQKLLQEVQNMKATNNVEVNPMKPQVERISARKNFPGISKRNKEDDTDLYLAKNIMQNKQYSMSGRVDDEYDYEHARRTNQRKRESNDDKLSAKDIRPRHMATQEERCIFCFENPNRPKHLTVSIANSTYLMLPQWQPVVAGHCCILPISHESATRGVDKTVWEEIRNFKKCLIMMFAKQDKDVVFLETVVGLAKQRRHCMIECIPLPQGIAKEAPLYFKKAIDEVEEEWSQHNAKKLIDTSEKGLRGSIPENFPYFHVEFGLNKGFVHVIDDENNFKTGFGLNVIRGMLQLAEEDMHRRRRYESVEVQKHAMANFLKDWEPYDWTKQL, from the exons ATGGTGCATACCCGTCAGATTTTG AGTAAtcagaaacaaaagaataggGGGAAGTCAACTCGTTACAGTAGTTCAGATGAGGAGTATCATgtcacaaaaaagaagaaatttgagagGAAAAAATTGGAATCATCAAAGGACTATTCAACATCTTCAACTGATAGTGAGATGACTGAAGACTCTTGCTGGGATGAGAAGAAACATCGTTCAAGAAGAGCAAGTAAGAGGAACAAGAATAACAGTTCATCTGATGAAAATGATGGTAGagtgaaaatgaaatcaaGGAGTGACAAGAACACTTTGGCTGGGGAGTATTCTTCATCTACTGATAGTGATAACAGCTCTAGTGATATTCGTGAAAAGAGACGGAAGCACAGGAGAAGAGATGATAGAAAACAgggtaagaaaagaaaaagtcaacACCTTAGAGAAGATATGTTTG ATGGCATCAGAGACACTTCTAAAGATGACAAAGAAATtgttagaaaagaaatggggTTGGAATGGATGCTTAAACCCCAAGAAAAGATGCAGAGAGGCTTAGATGAATGTGTTGATAAccaacaagaagaagaagaagctctTGAGGAA ATAAATAAGGTCAATCCCAGGGAATTAAAtccatattttaaagaaaatggaacTGGTTATCCAGAGAACAGTGATAGACTTAAATCAGATACAGACAAACTTCCACCACCTCGAGTTGTTGGGGATGGGGGGGCTAGTTGGAGACTTAAAGCATTGAAGCGGGCTGAGGAGCAAGCAGCTCGAGATGGACGGAGACTTGAAGAG GTTGTTGAAGAACGTTGGGGTTCTCTTGGCCACCTTGCTGTCTCTGTAGCAGCCAGTAAGGTGGCACCGTCACGTTCTCATTTGCATGCTATAAGAGATAGAAAGAGAGTGCTAACCAGTCATCAACCATCAGATAGTCAAAATGAAAGTGATTCTGGAAAG AGCTCTGCCAGGAACCACTTGAAGGGCATTTCTTCCAGAAATCCTGAAATGAAGGAGCCTAAAGTTCGAGATTCTTTATCATGGGGAAAgcaaaaaagtcaaaatatttcttcaaGAGATGCTGGCTTCATTTCTGCAGCAGTCTCCAGTTTAAATAAGTTCTCAGATGATGGAAGTTTTGCATCTGAGTTTCTCAGACAACAACGTGAAAATACTAAAGGTGATTCAATTAAGACAAAGGTGAAATCGGAATTGGTTGTCTCAACATCCGAGAAGTGTATTGAGGATTGTGTTTCAACCAAGGATGCAATGAGTGCAAACCAGTTGGCTGCAAAGGCATTTCAACTTcaaataaaaggaaaacatgAAGAAGCTCAAAAACTTTTG CAAGAAGTACAAAATATGAAGGCAACCAATAATGTTGAAGTGAATCCCATGAAGCCACAAGTTGAACGAATCTCTGCTAG aaaaaattttCCAGGTATATCTAAGAGGAATAAGGAGGATGATACAGATCTTTATCTAGCTAAAAATATAATGCAGAACAAGCAGTACAGCATGTCGGGTCGGGTAGATGATGAATATGATTATGAACATGCAAGAAGAACGaatcaaagaaaaagggaaagtaATGATGATAAGCTATCTGCAAAGGATATTCGTCCAAGGCATATGGCAACTCAGGAAGAACGCTGCATCTTTTGCTTTGAAAATCCTAACAGGCCAAAACATTTGACTGTGTCAATTGCAAATTCCACTTATTTGATGCTGCCTCAGTGGCAGCCTGTGGTTGCTGGCCATTGCTGCATTTTACCTATTTCA catGAATCAGCCACGAGAGGTGTGGATAAAACTGTGTGGGAGGAAATTCGCAACTTCAAGAAGTGTCTGATAATGATGTTTGCAAAGCAAGACAAAGATGTGGTTTTTCTCGAAACAGTTGTGGGCTTGGCAAAACAACGTCGACATTGTATGATTGAGTGCATTCCTTTGCCTCAAGGAATAGCAAAAGAGGCTcctctatattttaaaaag GCTATTGATGAAGTAGAGGAAGAATGGAGTCAACACAATGCGAAGAAACTTATAGATACAAGTGAAAAGGGATTGCGTGGATCAATCCCAGAGAATTTTCCATACTTCCATGTTGAATTTGGGTTGAACAAGGGGTTTGTGCATGTGATAGATGACGAAAATAATTTCAAGACCGGCTTTGGTCTGAATGTTATAAGAGGCATGTTGCAGCTAGCTGAGGAAGATATGCACCGACGCCGTAGATACGAGTCTGTTGAGGTGCAAAAGCATGCAATGgcaaactttttaaaagattggGAGCCTTATGATTGGACAAAACAATTATGA
- the LOC101217280 gene encoding CWF19-like protein 2 isoform X1 — MLSGVKLIARDKVIESNQKQKNRGKSTRYSSSDEEYHVTKKKKFERKKLESSKDYSTSSTDSEMTEDSCWDEKKHRSRRASKRNKNNSSSDENDGRVKMKSRSDKNTLAGEYSSSTDSDNSSSDIREKRRKHRRRDDRKQGKKRKSQHLREDMFDGIRDTSKDDKEIVRKEMGLEWMLKPQEKMQRGLDECVDNQQEEEEALEEINKVNPRELNPYFKENGTGYPENSDRLKSDTDKLPPPRVVGDGGASWRLKALKRAEEQAARDGRRLEEVVEERWGSLGHLAVSVAASKVAPSRSHLHAIRDRKRVLTSHQPSDSQNESDSGKSSARNHLKGISSRNPEMKEPKVRDSLSWGKQKSQNISSRDAGFISAAVSSLNKFSDDGSFASEFLRQQRENTKGDSIKTKVKSELVVSTSEKCIEDCVSTKDAMSANQLAAKAFQLQIKGKHEEAQKLLQEVQNMKATNNVEVNPMKPQVERISARKNFPGISKRNKEDDTDLYLAKNIMQNKQYSMSGRVDDEYDYEHARRTNQRKRESNDDKLSAKDIRPRHMATQEERCIFCFENPNRPKHLTVSIANSTYLMLPQWQPVVAGHCCILPISHESATRGVDKTVWEEIRNFKKCLIMMFAKQDKDVVFLETVVGLAKQRRHCMIECIPLPQGIAKEAPLYFKKAIDEVEEEWSQHNAKKLIDTSEKGLRGSIPENFPYFHVEFGLNKGFVHVIDDENNFKTGFGLNVIRGMLQLAEEDMHRRRRYESVEVQKHAMANFLKDWEPYDWTKQL, encoded by the exons AGTAAtcagaaacaaaagaataggGGGAAGTCAACTCGTTACAGTAGTTCAGATGAGGAGTATCATgtcacaaaaaagaagaaatttgagagGAAAAAATTGGAATCATCAAAGGACTATTCAACATCTTCAACTGATAGTGAGATGACTGAAGACTCTTGCTGGGATGAGAAGAAACATCGTTCAAGAAGAGCAAGTAAGAGGAACAAGAATAACAGTTCATCTGATGAAAATGATGGTAGagtgaaaatgaaatcaaGGAGTGACAAGAACACTTTGGCTGGGGAGTATTCTTCATCTACTGATAGTGATAACAGCTCTAGTGATATTCGTGAAAAGAGACGGAAGCACAGGAGAAGAGATGATAGAAAACAgggtaagaaaagaaaaagtcaacACCTTAGAGAAGATATGTTTG ATGGCATCAGAGACACTTCTAAAGATGACAAAGAAATtgttagaaaagaaatggggTTGGAATGGATGCTTAAACCCCAAGAAAAGATGCAGAGAGGCTTAGATGAATGTGTTGATAAccaacaagaagaagaagaagctctTGAGGAA ATAAATAAGGTCAATCCCAGGGAATTAAAtccatattttaaagaaaatggaacTGGTTATCCAGAGAACAGTGATAGACTTAAATCAGATACAGACAAACTTCCACCACCTCGAGTTGTTGGGGATGGGGGGGCTAGTTGGAGACTTAAAGCATTGAAGCGGGCTGAGGAGCAAGCAGCTCGAGATGGACGGAGACTTGAAGAG GTTGTTGAAGAACGTTGGGGTTCTCTTGGCCACCTTGCTGTCTCTGTAGCAGCCAGTAAGGTGGCACCGTCACGTTCTCATTTGCATGCTATAAGAGATAGAAAGAGAGTGCTAACCAGTCATCAACCATCAGATAGTCAAAATGAAAGTGATTCTGGAAAG AGCTCTGCCAGGAACCACTTGAAGGGCATTTCTTCCAGAAATCCTGAAATGAAGGAGCCTAAAGTTCGAGATTCTTTATCATGGGGAAAgcaaaaaagtcaaaatatttcttcaaGAGATGCTGGCTTCATTTCTGCAGCAGTCTCCAGTTTAAATAAGTTCTCAGATGATGGAAGTTTTGCATCTGAGTTTCTCAGACAACAACGTGAAAATACTAAAGGTGATTCAATTAAGACAAAGGTGAAATCGGAATTGGTTGTCTCAACATCCGAGAAGTGTATTGAGGATTGTGTTTCAACCAAGGATGCAATGAGTGCAAACCAGTTGGCTGCAAAGGCATTTCAACTTcaaataaaaggaaaacatgAAGAAGCTCAAAAACTTTTG CAAGAAGTACAAAATATGAAGGCAACCAATAATGTTGAAGTGAATCCCATGAAGCCACAAGTTGAACGAATCTCTGCTAG aaaaaattttCCAGGTATATCTAAGAGGAATAAGGAGGATGATACAGATCTTTATCTAGCTAAAAATATAATGCAGAACAAGCAGTACAGCATGTCGGGTCGGGTAGATGATGAATATGATTATGAACATGCAAGAAGAACGaatcaaagaaaaagggaaagtaATGATGATAAGCTATCTGCAAAGGATATTCGTCCAAGGCATATGGCAACTCAGGAAGAACGCTGCATCTTTTGCTTTGAAAATCCTAACAGGCCAAAACATTTGACTGTGTCAATTGCAAATTCCACTTATTTGATGCTGCCTCAGTGGCAGCCTGTGGTTGCTGGCCATTGCTGCATTTTACCTATTTCA catGAATCAGCCACGAGAGGTGTGGATAAAACTGTGTGGGAGGAAATTCGCAACTTCAAGAAGTGTCTGATAATGATGTTTGCAAAGCAAGACAAAGATGTGGTTTTTCTCGAAACAGTTGTGGGCTTGGCAAAACAACGTCGACATTGTATGATTGAGTGCATTCCTTTGCCTCAAGGAATAGCAAAAGAGGCTcctctatattttaaaaag GCTATTGATGAAGTAGAGGAAGAATGGAGTCAACACAATGCGAAGAAACTTATAGATACAAGTGAAAAGGGATTGCGTGGATCAATCCCAGAGAATTTTCCATACTTCCATGTTGAATTTGGGTTGAACAAGGGGTTTGTGCATGTGATAGATGACGAAAATAATTTCAAGACCGGCTTTGGTCTGAATGTTATAAGAGGCATGTTGCAGCTAGCTGAGGAAGATATGCACCGACGCCGTAGATACGAGTCTGTTGAGGTGCAAAAGCATGCAATGgcaaactttttaaaagattggGAGCCTTATGATTGGACAAAACAATTATGA
- the LOC101217280 gene encoding CWF19-like protein 2 isoform X3 → MTEDSCWDEKKHRSRRASKRNKNNSSSDENDGRVKMKSRSDKNTLAGEYSSSTDSDNSSSDIREKRRKHRRRDDRKQGKKRKSQHLREDMFDGIRDTSKDDKEIVRKEMGLEWMLKPQEKMQRGLDECVDNQQEEEEALEEINKVNPRELNPYFKENGTGYPENSDRLKSDTDKLPPPRVVGDGGASWRLKALKRAEEQAARDGRRLEEVVEERWGSLGHLAVSVAASKVAPSRSHLHAIRDRKRVLTSHQPSDSQNESDSGKSSARNHLKGISSRNPEMKEPKVRDSLSWGKQKSQNISSRDAGFISAAVSSLNKFSDDGSFASEFLRQQRENTKGDSIKTKVKSELVVSTSEKCIEDCVSTKDAMSANQLAAKAFQLQIKGKHEEAQKLLQEVQNMKATNNVEVNPMKPQVERISARKNFPGISKRNKEDDTDLYLAKNIMQNKQYSMSGRVDDEYDYEHARRTNQRKRESNDDKLSAKDIRPRHMATQEERCIFCFENPNRPKHLTVSIANSTYLMLPQWQPVVAGHCCILPISHESATRGVDKTVWEEIRNFKKCLIMMFAKQDKDVVFLETVVGLAKQRRHCMIECIPLPQGIAKEAPLYFKKAIDEVEEEWSQHNAKKLIDTSEKGLRGSIPENFPYFHVEFGLNKGFVHVIDDENNFKTGFGLNVIRGMLQLAEEDMHRRRRYESVEVQKHAMANFLKDWEPYDWTKQL, encoded by the exons ATGACTGAAGACTCTTGCTGGGATGAGAAGAAACATCGTTCAAGAAGAGCAAGTAAGAGGAACAAGAATAACAGTTCATCTGATGAAAATGATGGTAGagtgaaaatgaaatcaaGGAGTGACAAGAACACTTTGGCTGGGGAGTATTCTTCATCTACTGATAGTGATAACAGCTCTAGTGATATTCGTGAAAAGAGACGGAAGCACAGGAGAAGAGATGATAGAAAACAgggtaagaaaagaaaaagtcaacACCTTAGAGAAGATATGTTTG ATGGCATCAGAGACACTTCTAAAGATGACAAAGAAATtgttagaaaagaaatggggTTGGAATGGATGCTTAAACCCCAAGAAAAGATGCAGAGAGGCTTAGATGAATGTGTTGATAAccaacaagaagaagaagaagctctTGAGGAA ATAAATAAGGTCAATCCCAGGGAATTAAAtccatattttaaagaaaatggaacTGGTTATCCAGAGAACAGTGATAGACTTAAATCAGATACAGACAAACTTCCACCACCTCGAGTTGTTGGGGATGGGGGGGCTAGTTGGAGACTTAAAGCATTGAAGCGGGCTGAGGAGCAAGCAGCTCGAGATGGACGGAGACTTGAAGAG GTTGTTGAAGAACGTTGGGGTTCTCTTGGCCACCTTGCTGTCTCTGTAGCAGCCAGTAAGGTGGCACCGTCACGTTCTCATTTGCATGCTATAAGAGATAGAAAGAGAGTGCTAACCAGTCATCAACCATCAGATAGTCAAAATGAAAGTGATTCTGGAAAG AGCTCTGCCAGGAACCACTTGAAGGGCATTTCTTCCAGAAATCCTGAAATGAAGGAGCCTAAAGTTCGAGATTCTTTATCATGGGGAAAgcaaaaaagtcaaaatatttcttcaaGAGATGCTGGCTTCATTTCTGCAGCAGTCTCCAGTTTAAATAAGTTCTCAGATGATGGAAGTTTTGCATCTGAGTTTCTCAGACAACAACGTGAAAATACTAAAGGTGATTCAATTAAGACAAAGGTGAAATCGGAATTGGTTGTCTCAACATCCGAGAAGTGTATTGAGGATTGTGTTTCAACCAAGGATGCAATGAGTGCAAACCAGTTGGCTGCAAAGGCATTTCAACTTcaaataaaaggaaaacatgAAGAAGCTCAAAAACTTTTG CAAGAAGTACAAAATATGAAGGCAACCAATAATGTTGAAGTGAATCCCATGAAGCCACAAGTTGAACGAATCTCTGCTAG aaaaaattttCCAGGTATATCTAAGAGGAATAAGGAGGATGATACAGATCTTTATCTAGCTAAAAATATAATGCAGAACAAGCAGTACAGCATGTCGGGTCGGGTAGATGATGAATATGATTATGAACATGCAAGAAGAACGaatcaaagaaaaagggaaagtaATGATGATAAGCTATCTGCAAAGGATATTCGTCCAAGGCATATGGCAACTCAGGAAGAACGCTGCATCTTTTGCTTTGAAAATCCTAACAGGCCAAAACATTTGACTGTGTCAATTGCAAATTCCACTTATTTGATGCTGCCTCAGTGGCAGCCTGTGGTTGCTGGCCATTGCTGCATTTTACCTATTTCA catGAATCAGCCACGAGAGGTGTGGATAAAACTGTGTGGGAGGAAATTCGCAACTTCAAGAAGTGTCTGATAATGATGTTTGCAAAGCAAGACAAAGATGTGGTTTTTCTCGAAACAGTTGTGGGCTTGGCAAAACAACGTCGACATTGTATGATTGAGTGCATTCCTTTGCCTCAAGGAATAGCAAAAGAGGCTcctctatattttaaaaag GCTATTGATGAAGTAGAGGAAGAATGGAGTCAACACAATGCGAAGAAACTTATAGATACAAGTGAAAAGGGATTGCGTGGATCAATCCCAGAGAATTTTCCATACTTCCATGTTGAATTTGGGTTGAACAAGGGGTTTGTGCATGTGATAGATGACGAAAATAATTTCAAGACCGGCTTTGGTCTGAATGTTATAAGAGGCATGTTGCAGCTAGCTGAGGAAGATATGCACCGACGCCGTAGATACGAGTCTGTTGAGGTGCAAAAGCATGCAATGgcaaactttttaaaagattggGAGCCTTATGATTGGACAAAACAATTATGA